CGCGCGCGCTCGACGACCTGCACGCGCGCCTCCGCCAGAACCCGAACGACCTGAGCCTGCAACTGATCCTCGCGGACCTGCTGACCGACAACTGGCGCACGCGCGTCGAAGGGCTGACCCTGCTGTACAGCGTGTACCAGCAGCCGGAGAGCAACCGCACCGCCGCGCTCGACCTGTGGCACCGCACGCTCACCTATGCGCAGCGCGGCGACCCGCAGTACTACATCTGGTGGAAGCGTTATTTGCAGGAAGTGCCGGGCGACCCGCAGGCGCAAAGCGTCGTCGCCGAGTACGAGAAGAGCGGCATCAACGAACAGACCGCGGCGCGGCTCGCGCAGAGCGGCGGCGGCGGCGGCGCGCCCGCCATCGAGACGCCCGAGCAGCGCGCGGCCCGCGCGCGCGCCGCACAGGGCGAAAAGATCGGCGAACAGGGTCTCGCGCGGATGCGCGAGGGCCGCCACGACGAAGCGCGCGCGCTGTTCGAGCGCGCGCTCGCGCTCGACCCCGGCGACGCGGGCAAGTGGCGCGGCCTGATCGCGACCGCGACGCTGTGGGGGACCATCGCGAAGGCGAACACGGCGAACAGCCAGGGCAAGCCGGCCGAGGGCGAAACGCTCGCGCGCGACGCGCTGAAGCTCGACCCGGCCAACGTGTACGCGGCGCACGCGCTGACCGCCGCGCTGATCGCGCAGCAGAAGTGGCCCGAGGCCGAGGCGGTCGCGCGGCCGCTCGCGACCGGCCCGAAACCGGACATCGACGCGCTGCGCGACCTCGTGACGATCCTGCGCGCGACGCATCGCGACGCCGAAATCGATCCGCTGATCGCGGGCGTCGCGCCGCGCGTCGCCGGTTCGCAGACGCAACTGGCGAAGATGCGCGCCGAGGTGCTGTCGTTGCAGGCCGAGCAGTCGATCGCGGAGAAGAACAACAGCGCGGCGCTCGCGAAACTCGAAGACGCGGTGCGCCTGACGCCGGACGACCCGTGGCTGCGCTACTCGCTCGCGCGCCTGTACAGCAGCCTGCGCCTGCCGGCGCTCGGCCGCGCGGTGATGGAGGACGGGCTGAAGACCGCGCCGTCGCCGGAGATGCATTACGCGAGCGCGCTGTACTTCAACTATTCGCTCGACGACATCGACGCCGCGAACGGGCAGATCGCGCAGATTCCGCCGGACGCGCGCACGCCGTCGATGCGCGAACTCGCCGGCAACATCGCCGCGCAGCGCCAGGTGCGCGATGCGCGGATGCTGGTCGCGCAGGGCCGCGAGGACGAAGCGCGCGCGCTGCTCACGCAGGCCGAGGCCGACGCGCAGGGCGACCCGCAGATGCTCGCGACGATCGGCCGGGAATGGATCGCGCTCGGCGACGCGGACCATGGGCTCGCGCTCGTGAAGAACTGGCTCGACGCGCATCCGGACGATCCGGCGATCGGCGTGCGGCTGCGCTACGGCGAACTGCTCGCGGCCGCGAATCGCGACGACGCGCTGGCCGGCTGGCTCGCGGAGTCGCGCACGCTGCCCGGCGTCACCGACGAACAGCGCGCGAGCTTCGACGACCAGGCGCTGCGGCTGTCGCTGCGCCAGGTCGACCGGCAACTGGACGAAGGCGACGTGCGCGGCGCGCGGCGCACGCTCGCGGCGGTGCCGGCCACCCAGCACGCGGACCGCCGCTGGCTGCTCGCGCAGGCCGACATCGACGAGACCGCCGGCAACTACCGGGCCGGCATTCGCGACGCGCAACAGGTGCTCGCGGCGCAGCCCGACGACGCCGAAGCGCGCCTCACGCTCGCGCGGATGTACGAGCGGATGGGCCAGCGCGCGAAGGCGACCGCGCTGGTGCGCGAGGTGCTGGAGGACGCGCCCGACGACGACATCGACACCCGGCTGTCGATCGCGCGGCGCTTCACGGCCGAAGGTCGCGAGGACGACGCGGCGGCCGTCGTCGATCCGTTGCGCGAACGTTATCCGCAGCGCTCGGACCTGACCGCGCAGTCGGGCCGCATCGAGCAGTCGCGCGGTCATTACGACGAAGCGGCCGCGCTGTATCGCGAGGCGGGCGCGCAGGAACGCGCGGAAGGCGCTCAGCCCGGCGTGGACGGCCTCACGTCGGTCGGCCGCGCGATGCAGCAGTTGAACGACCGCCGCCAGCCGCAGATCGCGACCGAGGTCGTGCAGTCGAACCTGACCGGCGACGCCGGCATCTCGCGGCTGAACTCGACGGAGGTGCCGCTGTACGTGCGGATTCCGAATGGCTACAGCGGCCACTATTTCTTCCACGCGGACTCGGTGTATCTGAACGCCGGCACGCTGCCGGGCGGCAGCTTCGACGACGCGTACCAGTACGGCAAGATCGCCGCGCTCGGCAACGCGGGCCTCGGACCCATGCGCAAGGACGCGACCGGCGTCGCGCTCGCGGCCGGCTACGAGTTCAGCGGCGCGAACGACAGCTGGCGCGCGGACGTCGGCTCCACGCCGCTCGGTTTTCCGATCGCGAGCGTGCTCGGCGGCTTCCAGTACCGGCACGATTTCCCGAACGCGTCGCTGTCGTTCGACGCGTCGCGGCGGCCGATGACGAGCAGCCTCGTGTCGTATGCGGGCGGCGTCGATCCGGTGACCGGCCAGAAATGGGGCGGCGTGGTCCGCAACAGCATCACCGTGCGCGGCGCGCAGGACGTCTGGAAAGGCAGCGTGTTCGCGAGCGTCGGCATCGGCGTGCTGACCGGCGACAACGTTCAGGACAACCGCGAGTTCCGGGTGCGCGGCGGCTTCGACTACCCGGTGTACCAGACCCCGAACCAGCGCGTGTCGACCGGCCTGATCGGCAACTTCTGGAAGTACCAGCGCAACGAGCACTTCTACACGTTCGGCAACGGCGGCTACTACAGCCCGCAGAGCTATACGTCGGTCAGCATCCCGATCGACTGGACCGGCCGTTACCGGAAGCTGTCGTGGGAACTGGGCGGTTCGGTCGGGATGTCCTTCACGCGCGAGGACGAATCGCCCTACTATCCAACCAGTGCGGCGCTTCAGGACGCGGCCGAACAGCAGTTGTCCGCCGCGCGGCTCGGCTCGCCGTTCTTCGGCGGCGGCGGCTCGGGCGGCGGCTTCAGCTACACGGTGCTCGCGGCGGCCGAATACCGGATCACGCCGCACTGGATCGTCGGCGGGCGGTTGCAGATCGACCGCTCGCGCGACTACGCGCCGAACGTCGCGATGGTGTGGCTGCGCTACTTCTTCAATTCGCAGCACGGCCCGGTGCCGTTCCCGCCGACGCCGGTGCGCCGCTATTCGGACTATTGACGATCATGGACCGACAAGCCCTCTGCCCGCACGAACCCCACGCCGCCCGCGTCCCACGCCACCCGGCCGGGCCGCGCCGCCTCCTCCTGACCGGGGTGCCGGGATGAACGCCGCGAACCGCGCTCCCGACCGCGCGCCGCGTCCGACGCTGCTCGGCCGCATGCACGCGCGCCCGTCGCTCGTCATCGAAGGGTTGCCGCCCGCGCTCGCGGCGCTGTCGTCCGGACGCGTGTACGTCGTTTATGCCGGCGCGTCGCCCGCGCGCGACGCGCTGTTCTGGAAAACCGCCGCCGCCGCGCTGAAAGGACCGGTCAACGTGCTGTCGTCGCGCGACAGCGGCGCGATCGCCGACCTGCTGCGGGCGAACGGCGTCGACATCGACATGCCCGGCGCGGTGCACGCGAAGGCGAACATCTGCACGGTCGCGCCGCTGCCCGACCGCGACGGCGCGGAAGTGCTGATCGAGGCGCTGAACGCGCTCGCACAGCAGTGCGCCGAGCCCGCGAGCGAATTCCTGATCGAAGGCCCGGACACGTTCTTCGCGTGGCACGACGCGAAGGCGCTCGCGCGCCAGGGCGCGCAGCTCGCGAGCTGGTGCGCGCAGCGCGGCTACGGCGTGCTGCTGACGCTCGCGGTGCCGTCCCCCGAGTCCGGCGACGCCGCCGCCGCGCCGGAACCCGCGCTGACCGAATTCCACGCGCGTTTCGCGGGCGCCGCGCAACTGCTGCAGGAAAGCGGCCAGTACACGTGGGAAGTCGCGTTCTGGCGCGGCCGCGAAGCGGCGGCCGCGAGCAGCGTGGTGCTGCCGCTGCGCTTCTCGCCGGACGACTACCGGCTGATCGTCGCCGGCGACACGCCCGGCGCGACCGCGACCGCGGGCCTGCTCGCGCCGGACGAGAACCGCGTGCTGGTCTCGCGCGACGCGGTCGTGCGCGAGCGCGTGATTCCCGCGCACTGGCAGGTGCTCGACGACAACGACGCGGCCGTGGCCGCCGCCGAGCACGCGGTCGCGGCGACGGTGCTGCTCGGTTACGGCGGCGCGACGCAACTGGAAAAGCTCGCGGAACAGGTGTACACGCTGCGCCGCCGCTCCGGCCAGGCGCTGAAGATCGCGGTGCGCGAGGACAACGTCGCGATGCGCTACGAGTCGGTAATGCGCAATCTCGGCGTGAATCTGGTGATTCCGCTCGGCACGCCGATCTCGCGCGTCGAAGGGATGATCGACGACATCCAGGGCCAGTTGTTCTCGCGGCCGCTGCCGGCCGACTACATGTCCGCGCTGTCCGCGGTGCTGCACAGCTCGGAGATGGGCTACGTGAGCACGCCGCGCTTCATCGAACTGGTGCGCGAGGCGGTCGACCGCGCGCGCGCGATCCATCTGCCGAACGTGCTGCTGCGGCTGCCGCTCCTCGCCGAGGTCGCGCACGTCGACGCGTTGCAGGCATGCCAGATGCGCCGCGCGGGCGACCTCTGCACCGCATGCGGCGACAGCATCTACACGTTCTTCTTCGCGTGCCGGCTCGCGGAAGTGACGACGGTGTTCCAGCGTGTGTTCCGGCTGCCGGCCGGCGACCTGTTCAGCGGCGAGTTGCGCTGCGGCGACTACGATTCGATCAACGCGATGCTCGACACGCTGGAGCGCGAGATGACCGACGAGCCGCCGCTCGACTACACCAGCTGGCTCGCGCAGCATCGCCCCGCCGACGAACCGGCCGCGCCGATGCCGGCCGATACGGCGACGGCCGCCGCGCCGGCTACGACCGAACCGTTCACGACCGCGTCCGCCGCCGACGTGCGCAACCGCACGCCGTCGATCAAGGCGCCGGAGCCCGCCGAGACCACCACGGCCGCCGCGCAGCGCAAGGCCGAGGCGGCAGCGGCAGCCGCCGCGCTGCGCGACGCGACCGCGCCGCGCGCGCTCCCGAAACCGGCTTCGCTGCCGTTCAAGGCGCTGGGATAGACTGACATGCAGATCTTTTTCGGTTATTTCGTCTGGGGCGTGATCCTGGCCGCGCCGTTCGCGTGGATCGTGTGGCGCTTCCGGCTGCAACGGTTCCTGCCGGGCTTCGTGCCGCGCTTCACGCTGCCCGAGCGGCGTCACACGATCCGGCTGCCGCCGCAACTGAGCGCCGTCGTGATCCGCGGCGTGCGCCACTACGGCAAGGCGGACAGCCGATGAAAACGGTTGCGGTCGTGTCCACGGTCGGCGGCGCGGGCCGCACGACGCTCACCGCGGCGCTCGCGGGCCTGCTGGTCGGACGAAAGCACGCGGCGCTCGCGGTCGAATGCGATCCGCGCAACGTGCTCGCGCTGCATTTCGGGCTGCGCGAACCCGCGCGCGCGGGGCTCGTGTCGTACCTGCACGGCGCCGACACGACGGACGCCGCGCTGCAAAGCGACGACGACGTGCTGGTCGTGCCGTGGGGCGGCGCGAATGGCATCGGCGACGCCGGCGCCGCAAGCACCGCGCCGGACGCGCCCGGCGCGCCGAACGGCGTCGAATCCACCCGCCTCGCGGCGGACCCCGCATGGCTGCGCGGCCTGCTCGCGCGCGTGGAGCTGCCGCCCGACGCGATCGCGCTGATCGACACGCCGACGTGGCCGTCGATCGAGACCAGCCAGGCGATCGACGCCGCCGACCTGGTGCTCGCGGTGCTGCCGCCCGCGCCGGCCATCTGCGCGACGCTGCCGCGCTTTCGCGCGGCGCTCGCGGGCAAGCCGTGCGCGTACGTCGCGAACGCGGTGATGCCCGCGCGCGAACTGCACATCGACGTGCTCGCGCTGCTGCGCGCGACGCTCGGCAACGCGATGCTGCCGTATCAGATCCACGCGGACGCGGGCGTACCGGAGGCGCTCGCGCGCAGCGAGAACTTCTGCGCGAGCGCGCCCGGCTCGCGCACCGCGCACGACCTGCACGGACTCGCTGCATGGCTGTCGCGCTGGGCAAACGGCGCGGAGGAGGTGCGATGATCGGCGACTACCTGCGCGGTGGCCTGACCGCGCTGCGGCGTATGACCGGCGAATCGCTCGGGGTCGCGCCCGACGCGCGCGGCGGCGTGTGGTTCGTGCGCTGCTTCTTCATGCCGCCGCGCGCGGGCCGGCGCGACGTGCCGCTCATCTGGCTCAACTTCCTCGGCCGGCACATCGCGTCGCAGCTCGGCATCGGCAGCGACCGGCGGCTGTCCGTGTGGATCTGGCGGCTCTTCTTCCGCACGCGGGTGCGCCGGCGCCGGCTCGCCGCCGATCTGCGCAAGGTGCATCGCCGCCGCGAGCGCACGCGCCGCCGCCACGCGGTGCTGTTCAAATGGTTCGCCCTCCTGTTCACGCCGCTCGCGCGCGTCGCCGGGCGGGCATGGACCGCGCTCGCGAGCCGCCTGCCCGCGTTCGACTGGGACGCGACGAACCGCCGGCTCGAAACCGGCGCGGCCGCCGCCGACCGCGTGCCGTATCTGCGCCACGTGGTCCTCGCGATGGCGTTCGTGATCGGCGTGGTGATCTGCACGACGCCGATGTCGCTCGGCGAGCAGTTCCGGCTGTTCGCGCTCGTGATGCTGACCGTGCTGCTGGTGCGCCGCGCGCCGGGCCGCCTCGCGACGCTGCTGATCGTGATGCTGTCGATGCTGATGGCGGGCCGCTACGTGTGGTGGCGCACCACCCAGACGCTGCATCTGCCGGAC
The Paraburkholderia caballeronis genome window above contains:
- the bcsQ gene encoding cellulose biosynthesis protein BcsQ, whose protein sequence is MKTVAVVSTVGGAGRTTLTAALAGLLVGRKHAALAVECDPRNVLALHFGLREPARAGLVSYLHGADTTDAALQSDDDVLVVPWGGANGIGDAGAASTAPDAPGAPNGVESTRLAADPAWLRGLLARVELPPDAIALIDTPTWPSIETSQAIDAADLVLAVLPPAPAICATLPRFRAALAGKPCAYVANAVMPARELHIDVLALLRATLGNAMLPYQIHADAGVPEALARSENFCASAPGSRTAHDLHGLAAWLSRWANGAEEVR
- the bcsE gene encoding cellulose biosynthesis protein BcsE; translation: MNAANRAPDRAPRPTLLGRMHARPSLVIEGLPPALAALSSGRVYVVYAGASPARDALFWKTAAAALKGPVNVLSSRDSGAIADLLRANGVDIDMPGAVHAKANICTVAPLPDRDGAEVLIEALNALAQQCAEPASEFLIEGPDTFFAWHDAKALARQGAQLASWCAQRGYGVLLTLAVPSPESGDAAAAPEPALTEFHARFAGAAQLLQESGQYTWEVAFWRGREAAAASSVVLPLRFSPDDYRLIVAGDTPGATATAGLLAPDENRVLVSRDAVVRERVIPAHWQVLDDNDAAVAAAEHAVAATVLLGYGGATQLEKLAEQVYTLRRRSGQALKIAVREDNVAMRYESVMRNLGVNLVIPLGTPISRVEGMIDDIQGQLFSRPLPADYMSALSAVLHSSEMGYVSTPRFIELVREAVDRARAIHLPNVLLRLPLLAEVAHVDALQACQMRRAGDLCTACGDSIYTFFFACRLAEVTTVFQRVFRLPAGDLFSGELRCGDYDSINAMLDTLEREMTDEPPLDYTSWLAQHRPADEPAAPMPADTATAAAPATTEPFTTASAADVRNRTPSIKAPEPAETTTAAAQRKAEAAAAAAALRDATAPRALPKPASLPFKALG
- a CDS encoding cellulose synthase subunit BcsC-related outer membrane protein yields the protein MPRAPLTVRAAFAPKRPPRVSQRAAALAAAVAAVGFAAAGDAYAQGAQPAPKPAASPTPGAAAAKPAPSAPTPPSAPMNPQVAQLLAAARTWEDKNRPDMARGLVQKALLISPQQPEALALLGEVELKSNQPDAANKILQQLRQIAPNHPATQNLADAYRVATTGKVDVATIRMLSTAGKNEEAAQRLQQLFPRGAPQGDLAGFYYKILSGTPAGRARALDDLHARLRQNPNDLSLQLILADLLTDNWRTRVEGLTLLYSVYQQPESNRTAALDLWHRTLTYAQRGDPQYYIWWKRYLQEVPGDPQAQSVVAEYEKSGINEQTAARLAQSGGGGGAPAIETPEQRAARARAAQGEKIGEQGLARMREGRHDEARALFERALALDPGDAGKWRGLIATATLWGTIAKANTANSQGKPAEGETLARDALKLDPANVYAAHALTAALIAQQKWPEAEAVARPLATGPKPDIDALRDLVTILRATHRDAEIDPLIAGVAPRVAGSQTQLAKMRAEVLSLQAEQSIAEKNNSAALAKLEDAVRLTPDDPWLRYSLARLYSSLRLPALGRAVMEDGLKTAPSPEMHYASALYFNYSLDDIDAANGQIAQIPPDARTPSMRELAGNIAAQRQVRDARMLVAQGREDEARALLTQAEADAQGDPQMLATIGREWIALGDADHGLALVKNWLDAHPDDPAIGVRLRYGELLAAANRDDALAGWLAESRTLPGVTDEQRASFDDQALRLSLRQVDRQLDEGDVRGARRTLAAVPATQHADRRWLLAQADIDETAGNYRAGIRDAQQVLAAQPDDAEARLTLARMYERMGQRAKATALVREVLEDAPDDDIDTRLSIARRFTAEGREDDAAAVVDPLRERYPQRSDLTAQSGRIEQSRGHYDEAAALYREAGAQERAEGAQPGVDGLTSVGRAMQQLNDRRQPQIATEVVQSNLTGDAGISRLNSTEVPLYVRIPNGYSGHYFFHADSVYLNAGTLPGGSFDDAYQYGKIAALGNAGLGPMRKDATGVALAAGYEFSGANDSWRADVGSTPLGFPIASVLGGFQYRHDFPNASLSFDASRRPMTSSLVSYAGGVDPVTGQKWGGVVRNSITVRGAQDVWKGSVFASVGIGVLTGDNVQDNREFRVRGGFDYPVYQTPNQRVSTGLIGNFWKYQRNEHFYTFGNGGYYSPQSYTSVSIPIDWTGRYRKLSWELGGSVGMSFTREDESPYYPTSAALQDAAEQQLSAARLGSPFFGGGGSGGGFSYTVLAAAEYRITPHWIVGGRLQIDRSRDYAPNVAMVWLRYFFNSQHGPVPFPPTPVRRYSDY